One Bacteroidota bacterium genomic region harbors:
- a CDS encoding DUF1565 domain-containing protein, whose product MKKLTILTAFLLTATMLSGQVIHVPADYTTIQQAIDTANVGDTVLVSPGTYVENINFNGKNITVASLFLTTQDTSYISQTIIDGNHAGSVVAFYYEEDSTALLCGFTATNGYSVCGGGIYCSSSSSPIISNVRITGNSTFSSSRPLYHPGEGGGIYLGWASGVALKNVSIYNNSSEVYGGGIYSEQNAIPIFDSINRCNIYFNRAAEGNDLYSNSFIEVTVDTFTVSVPTEFHAAPISNFSFDILHGMHSQANADLYVSPYGDDNNEGLTTDDPLKTIFCAFSIILTDSLNPKTIHLLEGTYSPSSNGEQFPLYFPDYTNLAGIENTLVFLDAENTAGVLKFRNDIHSNISDMTITHGSTAGISCSNSSPNIHDVIIINNNGSGIICNSSSSPELSDVTITGNSANQGGGISCSNSTPMFDSLNRCNIYMNIATEGNDLYSDTFLEVIVDTFTVLYPNEYVAAPFSNFSFDIQHGYHEQLNADLFVSPDGNDANSGLTADEPLKTIEAALIYILPDSLNHNTIHLQEGTYSPSTTGEDFPISIIDYINLVGVAESEVILDAEETAGVIRINGTASDTLSGMTITRGSSSYGSGIYCYDSQSSLENVTITGNSASDYGGGIYCLYSSLTLSNVSITDNSGGGIYCTENSNLMLQNVIITGNSAFGGGGICCESSGLTLENVSIIGNSSDNIGGGIYCAYADLTMENITLNNNSSNYCAGGIYCSNSSLSLTNITISANSAGSEGGGIYCDNSSLVFDTIDLCNIYCNVAPLGNDLYATSFLNVIVDTFTVLNPTAVHASPLSNFSFDILHGYYEQANANLFISPSGDDNNSGLTTGDPLKTIHHALNIILPQNTIYLLEGQYSPSSNGEYFPVSIPDSINLEGESESLVILDADSTSTVIQFSNNNSTHLSGVTITGGFTDDRGGGIYFDNSSPSLTNVTITGNSASNHGGGISCFLSNPTLENITIRDNSASIGGGIDCLNSNPILIDGTLTGNSASLGSGIHCMASSPSLENVTFLGNSSGGGAVLLFGYSSSATLENTIIVGNFGGAIRCTYSSYSVLKNVTIAGNSSDGSNEILCYEGGNVTMINTIMYDDSLPEIYFYPYGLPNSITISNSDLKGGEAGIVTNNNGTINWLEGNIDEDPLFINSGEHPYSLSDGSPCIDAGTPDTTGLNLPPWDIIGNYRIWDGDGDGIAVVDMGAYEYGSIPVGIDNPGVDSRQSAVGSYPNPFSDYTTFEYELEEPMTVTLTIFNHLGQQIEMLVNGHQSAGMHQVRWNAEDIPTGVYLYRLSKIDNRQSTIGKVVVVK is encoded by the coding sequence ATGAAAAAACTTACAATTCTCACAGCCTTCCTGCTCACGGCAACTATGCTATCCGGGCAGGTCATCCATGTCCCTGCCGATTATACGACAATTCAGCAGGCAATTGATACGGCAAACGTAGGCGATACCGTGCTTGTATCCCCCGGAACCTATGTGGAAAACATCAACTTTAATGGGAAAAATATCACTGTGGCTTCACTGTTCCTGACCACACAGGATACATCTTACATTTCACAAACCATTATTGACGGCAACCATGCCGGCAGCGTGGTGGCCTTTTATTATGAGGAAGATTCTACGGCATTACTTTGCGGTTTCACGGCCACAAATGGATACAGTGTATGTGGAGGTGGTATATATTGTAGTAGTTCTTCCAGCCCCATAATATCAAATGTGAGAATTACCGGTAATTCTACTTTTAGCTCATCCCGTCCTTTATATCATCCGGGTGAAGGAGGCGGAATTTATCTTGGATGGGCATCTGGAGTGGCATTAAAAAATGTGAGCATTTATAACAATTCATCGGAAGTTTATGGTGGTGGGATTTATTCAGAACAAAATGCAATCCCGATATTCGATAGCATAAACCGCTGTAATATCTACTTCAATAGAGCTGCTGAAGGGAATGACCTCTATTCAAACTCTTTCATTGAAGTGACCGTGGATACTTTTACAGTGAGTGTGCCAACCGAATTTCATGCTGCACCGATTTCCAATTTCTCATTCGATATCCTGCACGGTATGCATTCCCAGGCAAATGCTGATTTATATGTTTCACCATACGGAGATGATAACAATGAAGGTTTGACTACAGATGATCCGCTGAAAACCATTTTTTGCGCCTTTTCTATTATCCTGACTGACAGCTTGAATCCTAAAACAATTCACCTGCTTGAAGGGACTTACAGCCCATCTTCGAATGGTGAGCAGTTTCCTCTTTATTTTCCCGATTATACCAATCTCGCGGGTATTGAGAACACACTAGTTTTTCTTGATGCGGAAAATACCGCCGGTGTCCTGAAATTTCGAAACGACATACACTCAAATATTTCAGACATGACGATCACTCATGGATCAACGGCAGGAATTTCCTGCAGCAATTCCAGCCCAAACATACACGATGTGATTATTATCAATAATAATGGAAGCGGGATAATATGTAATAGCTCTTCCAGTCCTGAATTGAGTGATGTGACCATTACCGGCAACTCTGCCAACCAGGGCGGTGGAATTTCATGCTCGAATTCCACACCAATGTTCGACAGCCTCAATAGGTGTAATATCTATATGAACATTGCAACTGAAGGCAATGACTTATATTCCGACACATTCCTTGAGGTGATCGTAGATACATTCACTGTGCTTTATCCCAATGAATACGTTGCTGCTCCTTTTTCAAATTTTTCCTTCGATATTCAGCACGGCTATCATGAACAGCTAAATGCCGACCTGTTTGTATCACCTGATGGAAATGATGCTAACAGTGGCCTGACGGCCGACGAACCATTGAAGACCATAGAGGCGGCCTTAATTTACATTCTACCCGACAGTTTAAATCACAACACAATTCACCTTCAGGAAGGCACTTACAGCCCCTCCACAACCGGGGAGGATTTCCCAATTAGTATAATTGATTATATCAACCTGGTGGGAGTTGCAGAGTCGGAGGTTATCCTTGATGCCGAGGAAACAGCAGGTGTCATCCGGATAAATGGTACTGCATCCGATACCCTTTCAGGCATGACCATCACAAGGGGTTCAAGTTCGTACGGCAGCGGGATTTATTGTTATGACTCCCAATCCTCACTGGAAAATGTGACCATAACAGGTAATTCGGCTTCTGACTACGGTGGCGGAATATATTGTTTATATTCCAGCCTTACGCTCAGTAATGTGAGCATAACTGACAATTCGGGTGGTGGAATTTATTGTACGGAAAATTCTAATCTCATGTTGCAAAATGTCATCATCACTGGAAATTCAGCTTTTGGAGGTGGAGGGATATGTTGTGAATCTTCTGGCTTAACATTGGAAAATGTCTCTATAATCGGCAATTCATCTGATAATATAGGTGGAGGAATCTATTGTGCTTATGCGGACTTAACAATGGAAAATATTACACTTAACAATAATTCGTCAAATTATTGTGCCGGAGGGATTTATTGTTCAAATTCCAGCCTTTCACTGACTAATATAACCATTAGTGCGAATTCTGCAGGGAGTGAAGGCGGTGGGATCTATTGTGACAATTCCAGCCTGGTTTTTGACACCATTGACCTGTGCAACATTTATTGTAATGTGGCTCCTCTAGGTAATGACCTTTATGCAACATCTTTCCTCAATGTCATTGTTGACACCTTTACTGTGCTGAATCCCACTGCAGTTCATGCTTCACCATTGTCCAACTTCTCATTCGATATCCTTCATGGGTATTATGAGCAAGCGAATGCCAACCTGTTTATCTCACCCTCCGGGGATGACAATAATAGTGGACTTACAACCGGCGATCCGCTGAAAACCATCCATCACGCCTTAAACATCATTCTTCCCCAAAATACGATCTATCTGCTTGAAGGCCAATACAGCCCATCATCCAACGGTGAGTATTTTCCGGTTAGTATTCCAGATAGCATTAATCTTGAGGGAGAATCAGAATCATTGGTTATCCTTGATGCAGACAGTACATCCACGGTTATTCAATTTAGTAATAATAATTCTACCCATCTTTCAGGAGTGACTATCACGGGCGGATTTACTGATGACAGAGGTGGCGGGATATATTTTGATAATTCAAGTCCCTCTCTGACAAATGTGACGATAACGGGTAACTCGGCTTCAAACCACGGCGGAGGTATTTCTTGTTTCTTATCCAACCCCACCCTGGAAAATATTACCATTAGAGACAATTCGGCAAGTATTGGTGGTGGGATTGATTGTCTGAATTCAAACCCAATTCTAATAGATGGTACTCTCACAGGTAATTCAGCTTCATTGGGCAGCGGGATTCATTGTATGGCCTCAAGTCCTTCGCTTGAAAATGTCACTTTCCTTGGAAATTCGTCTGGAGGAGGGGCTGTTCTTCTATTTGGTTACAGTTCCAGCGCCACACTGGAAAATACGATTATCGTGGGTAACTTCGGGGGAGCGATTAGATGTACTTATTCTTCATATTCCGTTCTCAAAAATGTTACTATTGCAGGAAATTCATCAGATGGGAGTAATGAAATTTTATGTTATGAAGGTGGTAATGTTACCATGATCAATACTATTATGTATGATGATTCATTGCCGGAAATTTATTTCTATCCTTATGGCCTTCCAAATTCCATAACAATATCTAATTCTGATTTAAAAGGGGGTGAAGCCGGAATTGTAACCAACAACAATGGGACTATCAACTGGCTGGAAGGCAACATCGATGAAGATCCCCTGTTTATCAATAGCGGAGAACATCCCTATTCTTTATCTGATGGCTCTCCCTGCATTGATGCCGGCACACCGGATACTACCGGGCTGAACCTGCCGCCATGGGATATTATTGGAAATTACCGTATCTGGGACGGCGATGGGGATGGGATTGCGGTCGTGGATATGGGAGCGTATGAATATGGATCGATACCGGTAGGGATTGATAATCCGGGAGTCGACAGTCGGCAGTCGGCAGTCGGCAGTTATCCTAATCCATTTAGTGATTACACAACTTTTGAGTATGAACTGGAAGAACCCATGACGGTTACATTGACGATTTTCAACCATCTCGGACAGCAAATCGAAATGTTGGTCAATGGGCATCAATCCGCAGGTATGCATCAGGTGCGTTGGAATGCCGAAGATATACCTACTGGAGTGTATTTATATCGGCTATCGAAAATCGACAATCGACAATCGACAATCGGTAAGGTGGTGGTTGTAAAGTAG
- a CDS encoding DMT family transporter: MLSSHIGEFAALATAFFWTITALSFERASIRVGSLAVNLLRMALALVFLSIFSYIHRGIIYPVDASAHAWFWLVISGLVGFVLGDYMLFESFTIIGSRISMLIMTLVPPITAFVSWLILGEVMSVLNFIGMMITLSGIVLVVFGRSGNGEKIRFRHPVRGILLAFGGAVGQAVGLVLSKYGMASYDAFAASQIRVTAGLIGFAAIILISGRWFKIRNAVGDRKGMRAILLGSFFGPFLGVSFSLFSVQHTEAGIASTIMAMVPVFIIAPAVIIFKQKVTLKEIIGAVLGVGGVVVFFI, translated from the coding sequence ATGCTCTCGAGTCATATCGGCGAATTCGCTGCATTAGCAACAGCTTTCTTCTGGACTATCACCGCCCTGTCGTTTGAAAGGGCCAGCATACGCGTCGGATCACTGGCTGTCAACCTGTTGCGTATGGCTCTGGCACTGGTGTTCCTGAGCATCTTTTCATATATTCATCGCGGCATCATTTATCCTGTTGATGCATCGGCACATGCCTGGTTCTGGCTCGTCATTTCAGGCCTTGTCGGTTTTGTGTTAGGCGATTATATGCTGTTTGAGTCTTTCACGATCATAGGTTCACGTATTTCCATGCTCATCATGACCCTCGTGCCGCCTATAACAGCCTTTGTGAGCTGGCTGATACTTGGCGAGGTGATGAGCGTTCTCAATTTTATCGGCATGATGATCACCCTTAGCGGCATCGTACTGGTTGTTTTCGGCAGAAGTGGCAATGGTGAAAAGATCAGGTTCCGGCATCCTGTCAGAGGCATATTGCTGGCTTTCGGTGGCGCTGTAGGCCAGGCCGTCGGACTGGTGTTGAGTAAATATGGAATGGCTTCATACGATGCCTTTGCAGCTTCTCAGATACGGGTGACTGCCGGACTCATCGGTTTCGCAGCGATAATTTTGATCTCAGGCCGGTGGTTCAAAATCCGAAATGCCGTCGGAGATAGAAAAGGGATGAGAGCTATACTTCTCGGCTCTTTTTTCGGACCTTTCCTGGGCGTTTCCTTCTCGCTTTTTTCCGTGCAGCATACCGAAGCCGGCATCGCTTCTACAATCATGGCTATGGTACCGGTTTTTATTATTGCTCCTGCAGTAATTATTTTTAAGCAAAAGGTCACGTTGAAGGAAATAATTGGCGCTGTATTAGGAGTAGGGGGGGTAGTAGTTTTTTTTATTTAA
- a CDS encoding T9SS type A sorting domain-containing protein — MKKLLLLICSLAMAAALQAQVIHVPGDYPTIQQGINAANFGDTVLVSDGTYYEQINFLGKKPLTVASEFLMDGDTSHISNTIIDGSQLTNTDSSSVVYFVSGEDTTSILCGFTITQGMGTQYIAAGSDFRAGGGVFISNSGAMIIHNHITENHLTYTIPGSAQIVAGAGLSCEFNMADHWIIIDHNLIDYNSCYSGSVESDGAGLVVCYNARITNNTISNNTCTGAANSIAAGAAFLCARDPVWTNLVTAIVQHNIIINNLCESENNWAISAGGVFQAVKVLFSDNEVAYNTLISGSPEGGSAGIGVFTPDPGSVISNNVFKGNVSNSLSGALYLQNDVALDNPVMVENNYFLENESIIGAAFETAGVQVTLQNNVFSGNHAENEGGAIYLYKYNTSVDHLAILINNTFSFNSAANYGGAICSFDADPLIFNCIFWQDSAAGGQEISINSESAEIGFSNIDPDGIDGEYVDDGGNMFEPPQFSDDILLTLDPSSPCIESGTERILSNGTYVYAPEYDILGQPRPLDNEWDMGAYETLLVGQHEIITPTSRFFHVVYPNPASDQTKLIYDLLEGSDVSITIYDLTGHLIRHHSEGYQTKGMHETVLNLEDVPSGVYFYRLSSTVNRQPSTGKMVVVK; from the coding sequence ATGAAAAAACTTTTACTTCTTATCTGCAGCTTAGCGATGGCGGCTGCATTGCAAGCACAGGTCATCCATGTGCCAGGCGATTATCCGACGATCCAGCAAGGGATCAACGCCGCAAACTTCGGTGATACCGTTCTGGTATCCGATGGAACCTACTATGAACAGATCAACTTCCTTGGCAAAAAGCCACTGACGGTGGCCAGTGAATTTCTTATGGATGGCGATACCAGCCATATCAGCAATACCATTATCGACGGAAGCCAACTGACCAATACGGACAGTTCTTCAGTGGTATATTTCGTATCCGGTGAAGATACCACGTCCATTCTCTGTGGATTCACAATTACACAAGGAATGGGAACCCAATACATCGCAGCCGGTTCTGATTTCAGGGCAGGCGGAGGGGTATTTATTTCAAATTCGGGGGCTATGATTATTCACAATCATATCACCGAGAACCATTTGACTTACACCATTCCGGGCAGCGCGCAGATCGTAGCGGGTGCCGGACTTTCCTGCGAGTTTAATATGGCTGATCATTGGATAATTATTGATCATAATTTAATTGACTACAATTCCTGCTATTCAGGTAGCGTAGAATCGGACGGAGCAGGGTTAGTCGTTTGTTATAATGCCCGAATCACTAATAACACCATCTCCAATAACACCTGCACAGGTGCAGCGAATAGTATCGCGGCCGGAGCCGCCTTTCTCTGCGCAAGAGATCCGGTCTGGACAAACCTTGTAACAGCCATCGTACAGCATAACATCATTATCAATAACCTGTGCGAGTCGGAGAATAATTGGGCAATTAGCGCTGGGGGGGTGTTTCAGGCGGTAAAAGTATTATTTTCAGACAATGAGGTTGCTTACAATACACTTATATCCGGATCCCCTGAAGGGGGTTCTGCAGGAATTGGAGTTTTTACACCTGATCCCGGAAGTGTGATAAGTAACAATGTTTTCAAAGGTAATGTAAGTAATTCATTATCCGGAGCATTGTATCTGCAAAATGATGTGGCATTAGATAATCCTGTCATGGTTGAAAACAATTACTTCCTGGAAAATGAATCCATTATAGGCGCTGCTTTTGAAACAGCCGGTGTTCAGGTGACATTGCAAAACAATGTGTTCAGCGGAAACCATGCAGAAAATGAAGGGGGAGCGATCTATCTATATAAATACAATACATCTGTTGATCATCTTGCTATCCTGATCAATAACACCTTTTCCTTCAATAGTGCTGCTAATTACGGAGGCGCTATCTGCTCATTTGATGCCGATCCGTTGATCTTTAACTGCATTTTCTGGCAGGATTCTGCCGCAGGAGGACAGGAGATTAGTATTAATTCAGAGTCTGCTGAAATTGGTTTTTCTAATATCGATCCTGATGGGATAGATGGAGAATATGTTGATGACGGAGGAAATATGTTCGAACCTCCGCAGTTTAGTGACGACATTTTACTCACACTTGATCCTTCCAGCCCATGTATTGAATCCGGGACAGAAAGGATATTGTCTAATGGAACTTACGTCTATGCTCCTGAATATGACATCCTGGGTCAGCCACGTCCGTTGGATAATGAATGGGATATGGGAGCTTATGAGACCCTGCTCGTCGGTCAACACGAAATAATCACCCCCACTTCCCGGTTCTTCCATGTGGTATATCCCAATCCGGCAAGTGACCAGACAAAGCTGATCTATGACCTCCTGGAAGGATCTGATGTCAGCATCACCATTTACGATTTGACCGGTCATCTTATAAGGCACCATTCGGAAGGCTACCAGACAAAAGGAATGCATGAAACAGTTTTGAATCTTGAAGATGTGCCGTCAGGAGTGTATTTCTATCGTCTATCGTCAACCGTCAACCGTCAACCGTCAACCGGAAAGATGGTGGTTGTAAAGTAG
- the purN gene encoding phosphoribosylglycinamide formyltransferase, translated as MKNIAIFASGSGTNAENITEYFKHHVEVSIKLVLSNKKDAYVLERAKKFNIPTFVFNKEMFYQTDEVTGILKKNRIDLIVLAGFLWLVPTNILKAYPNRIVNIHPALLPKYGGKGFYGMSVHEAVIQSGDKESGISIHYVNEQYDAGEVIFQAKCPVEPDDTPESLAQKIHKLEYEWFPKVIESIIK; from the coding sequence ATGAAAAACATCGCCATATTTGCTTCCGGCAGCGGCACTAATGCTGAGAATATTACCGAATATTTCAAGCATCATGTGGAAGTCAGTATTAAACTTGTTCTTTCCAATAAAAAAGATGCCTATGTTCTGGAGAGGGCCAAAAAGTTCAACATCCCCACTTTTGTTTTTAATAAGGAGATGTTTTATCAGACTGATGAGGTCACAGGCATACTCAAAAAGAATCGCATTGACCTGATTGTGCTGGCAGGCTTTTTATGGTTGGTACCGACCAATATTTTGAAAGCATATCCGAACCGCATCGTCAACATTCATCCTGCACTTTTACCTAAATATGGAGGTAAAGGCTTTTACGGGATGTCAGTGCATGAGGCTGTTATTCAGTCGGGTGATAAAGAGTCGGGCATTTCCATTCACTATGTAAATGAACAATATGATGCCGGGGAGGTTATTTTCCAGGCGAAGTGTCCGGTTGAACCTGATGATACCCCGGAGAGTCTGGCGCAAAAGATACATAAACTGGAATATGAATGGTTTCCAAAAGTCATAGAGAGTATTATTAAATGA
- the fabF gene encoding beta-ketoacyl-ACP synthase II, whose protein sequence is MELKRVVVTGLGALTPIGNTHSEFWEGLIKGVNGSQPITRFDTSNFKTKFACQVKGFEPLNFFDRKDVRKYDLYAQFGLVCADESIKDAGLDIGTLNLDRIGVIWASGIGGIETFLDEVTAYANGEGIPRFNPFFIPKMIVDIAAGHISIKYGFRGPNFATVSACASSANALVDAFNYIRLGKADAFVAGGSEAAINPPGIGGFNAMHAISTRNDDPATASRPFDKDRDGFVLGEGAGALIFEELDHALRRGARIYAEVAGAGMSADAYHMTSPHPEGLGASKSMTNALEDASMKPTDIDHINTHGTSTPLGDIAEAKAIIACFGEQAYNIHINSTKSMTGHLLGAAGAVEAIAALLAVYYDAIPPTINHFSDDPEIDNRLNFTFHKAVHCSVHAALSNTFGFGGHNVSVIFKKFIQ, encoded by the coding sequence ATGGAATTAAAACGGGTTGTTGTTACCGGGCTTGGTGCACTAACTCCCATAGGCAATACCCATTCAGAATTCTGGGAAGGCCTCATTAAAGGTGTTAACGGTTCTCAGCCTATTACACGTTTTGATACGTCGAACTTCAAGACAAAATTCGCTTGTCAGGTCAAAGGTTTTGAACCTTTGAATTTCTTTGACAGGAAGGATGTGCGCAAGTACGATCTTTACGCCCAGTTCGGATTGGTCTGTGCCGATGAGTCTATTAAAGATGCCGGCCTGGATATAGGTACTCTCAACCTGGACAGAATAGGTGTTATATGGGCTTCAGGTATCGGCGGTATCGAAACCTTCCTCGATGAAGTCACTGCTTACGCTAATGGTGAAGGCATTCCACGTTTTAATCCGTTCTTTATACCTAAAATGATAGTGGATATCGCCGCTGGTCATATATCCATCAAATATGGCTTCAGGGGGCCAAATTTTGCTACTGTATCAGCATGCGCCTCATCAGCCAATGCACTGGTCGATGCGTTCAATTACATCCGTCTCGGTAAAGCCGATGCATTTGTTGCCGGCGGTTCCGAAGCGGCTATCAATCCTCCCGGCATCGGAGGATTCAACGCCATGCACGCCATTTCTACACGCAATGACGATCCGGCAACTGCTTCGCGGCCTTTTGACAAAGATAGGGATGGGTTTGTGTTAGGTGAAGGTGCCGGCGCATTGATTTTTGAAGAGCTTGATCATGCCCTGCGCAGGGGTGCCAGAATTTATGCCGAAGTCGCCGGCGCCGGCATGTCAGCCGACGCTTATCATATGACATCACCTCATCCCGAAGGTCTGGGCGCAAGCAAATCCATGACAAATGCCCTGGAAGACGCCAGCATGAAGCCCACCGATATCGATCATATTAATACGCATGGAACTTCAACGCCTCTCGGCGATATCGCCGAAGCTAAAGCCATAATCGCCTGCTTTGGCGAACAGGCTTACAACATTCATATCAATTCCACAAAATCCATGACTGGTCATCTCCTGGGAGCCGCCGGCGCTGTCGAAGCTATCGCAGCCCTTCTGGCCGTTTATTATGATGCCATTCCCCCAACCATCAATCATTTTTCAGATGACCCGGAAATTGATAACCGTCTGAATTTTACTTTCCATAAGGCGGTTCATTGTTCAGTCCATGCAGCCCTTAGCAATACTTTCGGGTTTGGCGGACATAACGTTTCGGTCATTTTTAAGAAGTTTATACAATAA
- a CDS encoding acyl carrier protein: MSDIASRVKAIIVDKLGVDENEVTPEASFTNDLGADSLDTVELIMEFEKEFNIAIPDDQAEKISTVGEAIAYIEKNTK; encoded by the coding sequence ATGTCAGACATTGCATCAAGAGTTAAAGCTATCATTGTCGATAAATTGGGTGTTGATGAAAACGAAGTGACACCTGAAGCAAGTTTCACGAATGACTTAGGAGCCGACTCCCTTGATACCGTCGAATTGATCATGGAATTCGAAAAGGAATTCAATATTGCCATCCCGGATGATCAGGCTGAAAAAATCAGTACAGTAGGTGAAGCTATTGCTTACATTGAAAAGAATACTAAATAA